The DNA region TTGAAACAAGTGGTAAAGGGTAGATTCACTAACGAAACACTTTCTTGATAAATCACCAATGGAAAAATTGTTATTCCAATTATCAGTTATATATTCAATGGCTATTTGCAAGGTTTTATCATATGAAATATTTGACTGCACCATTTGAGGGAGTGCTTTTTTAAGCAGCTTATAAAACATTGAATACGCTTCCAGTTCCTCAATATAGTCAAGTGATAACAGATTGGCTATTTCTATCAGGCTGTTCTTGATTTCTTTATCGCAATTTATAATTTGTGGTTCATATCGGAACTGTTCATAGTGCATAAAACAACTTACATAAATTACTTCGATTTCAGGGCTTCCGTGCCACTCAGAATAACAATATATATTTTCCGGAATAAATACAACATCTCCCTCAGTTACACTAAGTTTTTTATTCAAATATATATAGGTTCCACTACCTTTTATTATAACGCCAACCCGTGTTTTCCTTTGATTGCTGTTTCCACGGCAAAAATGATAATTCTTAAATACATGCTTTGACGTGGAAAGGTCCGAAACATATATTTTCCCGACTTGCATCTCTTTACACACCTCCAGAATAACATAATTGCAGAATAGTTACTTTTTTTACAGTATATCATATTGATCTTGCTTTTGCAAGATGATATGATAAAAAGGTAAGGAGGATTAAATATGGATTTTACAGGGAAAACAGCAATTTCAACAGGAGCAGCATCGGGAATGGGGCTTTTGTTTGCACAAAATTTTGCACAATATGGCGGGAACATAGTTATGTGTGATGTTAATGAGGAAGTTCTTAATAAATGCGTTGATGAAATCAACCAAAAAGGCAAGGGAAAAGCTATCGGTGTAGTATGCGATGTTCGTGATTATAAAGAGGTGTGCCACGCAAGAGATAAGGCGGTTGAATGTTTTGGAAGTATTGATATTATGGTGAATTTTGCGGGTGGTACGGCTGTCAGAATGCAAAAGGTTGACAGGGAGAAATATCCCGAGTTTCCTGATGTTCCGATTGAAGTCTATGATTGGGGTATAGATGTAAATTTAAAAGGACCTTTTTATTTTGCACACGCTGTACTCAAACAAATGAGAGAACAAAAAAGTGGTCTTATTATAAATATCGGTTCAATCACAGGG from Oscillospiraceae bacterium includes:
- a CDS encoding helix-turn-helix transcriptional regulator, whose amino-acid sequence is MQVGKIYVSDLSTSKHVFKNYHFCRGNSNQRKTRVGVIIKGSGTYIYLNKKLSVTEGDVVFIPENIYCYSEWHGSPEIEVIYVSCFMHYEQFRYEPQIINCDKEIKNSLIEIANLLSLDYIEELEAYSMFYKLLKKALPQMVQSNISYDKTLQIAIEYITDNWNNNFSIGDLSRKCFVSESTLYHLFQKELGQTPVNFLNSIKINNAIKYLENGNYSISEISRLIGFNSENHFRKVFRNVTGSTPSKFKNKS
- a CDS encoding SDR family oxidoreductase: MDFTGKTAISTGAASGMGLLFAQNFAQYGGNIVMCDVNEEVLNKCVDEINQKGKGKAIGVVCDVRDYKEVCHARDKAVECFGSIDIMVNFAGGTAVRMQKVDREKYPEFPDVPIEVYDWGIDVNLKGPFYFAHAVLKQMREQKSGLIINIGSITGQEGDKYGMDYPTSKAGLMFGLTKSIAQYGSKYGIRCVCVSPGPVLTRAAMANMQTLLGRAAEPQEIIDLILFIASEKGQFINGENIMIDGGRNAAGRRC